The proteins below come from a single Synechococcus sp. WH 8101 genomic window:
- a CDS encoding PCP reductase family protein: MNWTSEAEQALREVPFFVRPAVRKRIEAMARESEQDPIDLSFYTEARARFGQS; encoded by the coding sequence ATGAACTGGACCAGCGAAGCCGAGCAGGCTCTCAGAGAAGTGCCTTTCTTCGTGCGGCCTGCCGTGCGGAAACGCATCGAAGCGATGGCCCGGGAGTCGGAGCAGGATCCGATCGACCTCAGCTTTTACACAGAGGCGCGCGCCCGCTTCGGTCAGTCATGA
- a CDS encoding DUF2555 domain-containing protein, which yields MTSGSGSSAAMTQDQLDAFDEEAVAVLAQRLEEDDYPSPFAGLDDWHLLRALAIHRPDLTRPYVHLIDQEPFDED from the coding sequence ATGACCAGCGGTTCAGGATCCAGCGCTGCCATGACGCAGGATCAACTCGACGCTTTTGATGAAGAGGCCGTCGCTGTGCTGGCGCAACGCCTTGAAGAGGACGACTACCCCTCGCCCTTCGCCGGTCTCGACGATTGGCATCTGCTTCGGGCTCTGGCCATCCATCGACCGGATCTGACGCGTCCCTACGTCCATCTGATCGATCAGGAACCCTTCGATGAGGACTGA